One stretch of Musicola paradisiaca NCPPB 2511 DNA includes these proteins:
- the outS gene encoding GspS family T2SS pilot lipoprotein variant OutS, which produces MRLFSIKAVLFGVCCLGLAGCQGTASEKTPSKPSASRAAAVPVNEQINQLASLVAASKYLRIQCERSDLPDDAAILKTAVKVAGQKGWDTSRYSTLPQTSETLYQGLLKDGTPKTAQCSAFNRSMAPFIDAMRSR; this is translated from the coding sequence ATGCGTTTATTCTCAATAAAAGCGGTGTTATTTGGCGTATGTTGTCTGGGTCTGGCTGGGTGTCAGGGGACGGCGTCCGAAAAAACGCCGTCAAAGCCATCGGCATCCCGGGCGGCTGCTGTGCCGGTTAACGAACAGATTAACCAATTGGCGTCGTTGGTCGCCGCCAGTAAATACCTGCGGATCCAGTGTGAACGCAGTGATTTGCCTGATGACGCGGCGATTTTGAAAACGGCGGTGAAAGTCGCGGGTCAGAAAGGATGGGATACCAGCCGCTATTCCACGTTGCCTCAGACCAGCGAAACGCTTTATCAAGGCCTATTGAAAGATGGTACGCCGAAAACCGCCCAGTGTTCCGCCTTTAACCGCTCAATGGCGCCCTTTATTGATGCGATGCGCAGCCGCTGA
- the gspB gene encoding type II secretion system assembly factor GspB → MSQRFEVNVNNTSEVKAPAQSETSSGYRIPGSLLVVYACLIFFLGWFGHQRWAEFSPPTANLPAAAIVAASPVRAPIQEQAQPNIAAEQTASPSTPPAVATETVPPPDKKPVIGWQTAKPGELPFIAFSAHVYTSDPAKRSVTLNGTLYHEGDTPYKGLIIEQIQQDVLIFSFNGEPFVLDSLQDWPGGKPDSDMIEGDSQ, encoded by the coding sequence GTGAGCCAACGTTTTGAGGTCAACGTGAATAATACATCGGAAGTCAAAGCCCCAGCCCAGAGCGAAACGTCTTCAGGCTATCGAATTCCAGGTTCTCTATTGGTTGTCTATGCCTGCCTGATTTTCTTTTTAGGCTGGTTTGGTCATCAGCGCTGGGCGGAATTCAGCCCCCCGACAGCCAATCTGCCGGCAGCCGCTATCGTTGCCGCGTCGCCAGTCCGGGCACCGATTCAGGAGCAAGCACAGCCCAATATCGCCGCAGAGCAAACCGCCTCCCCTTCAACCCCCCCGGCTGTGGCAACAGAAACTGTGCCGCCGCCGGATAAAAAACCGGTCATCGGCTGGCAAACCGCCAAACCTGGAGAATTGCCTTTTATCGCGTTCAGCGCCCATGTTTACACGTCGGATCCGGCAAAACGCAGCGTAACACTCAACGGCACGCTTTATCACGAAGGCGATACGCCGTATAAAGGATTAATTATTGAACAGATTCAACAGGATGTGTTGATTTTCAGTTTCAACGGCGAGCCGTTCGTTCTGGACTCTTTGCAAGACTGGCCCGGAGGGAAACCAGACTCGGATATGATCGAAGGCGATTCGCAGTAG
- a CDS encoding D-amino-acid transaminase yields MQRMVYVDGQYLPESQATISVFDRGFLFADAVYEVTSVINGGLVDLDAHLARLQRSCRELSLTLPVTIDTLKNIHLALIEKNALHEGSIYLQLSRGNAGDRDFHYPPTDVKPTLVLFTQARPIIAHPKAEIGLTVITSPDIRWQRRDIKTVSLLAACMAKELAHAQQADDALLVENGFITEGTSSNCYIVTDDKTVITRPLSHALLPGITRQSLLALAQQDNISVEERPFTPEDAYQAREIFITSATSFVLPVVKLDDRIIGDGKPGPITRRLREIYIDMAQTQTRI; encoded by the coding sequence ATGCAACGCATGGTTTATGTGGATGGACAGTACCTGCCCGAATCGCAGGCTACTATCTCTGTGTTTGATCGCGGCTTTCTGTTTGCCGACGCCGTTTACGAGGTGACATCGGTCATCAACGGCGGACTGGTGGATCTGGATGCACATCTGGCGCGCCTGCAACGCTCCTGCCGTGAACTCTCACTCACATTGCCGGTGACAATCGATACACTGAAAAATATCCATCTGGCGCTGATAGAAAAAAACGCGCTGCATGAAGGCTCTATTTACCTGCAATTAAGCCGCGGCAACGCCGGCGATCGCGATTTTCATTATCCACCGACCGACGTGAAACCTACGTTGGTGCTCTTTACTCAGGCGCGTCCGATTATTGCTCATCCAAAAGCTGAGATTGGCCTGACGGTCATCACCAGCCCGGATATTCGCTGGCAACGCCGCGATATTAAAACCGTTAGCCTGCTGGCCGCCTGCATGGCCAAAGAGTTAGCGCATGCGCAACAGGCCGATGACGCACTGCTGGTGGAGAATGGGTTTATCACGGAAGGAACATCAAGCAACTGTTATATCGTCACCGACGATAAGACGGTTATCACTCGCCCGCTGAGCCATGCCCTGCTGCCGGGTATCACCCGTCAGTCGTTGCTTGCACTGGCGCAACAAGACAACATTTCTGTAGAAGAACGGCCTTTCACACCGGAAGACGCCTATCAAGCGCGAGAAATCTTCATCACGTCGGCGACCTCTTTCGTGCTGCCGGTGGTGAAACTCGACGACCGCATTATCGGCGATGGAAAGCCGGGGCCCATCACCCGCCGGCTGCGTGAAATTTATATCGACATGGCTCAAACCCAGACCCGCATCTGA
- a CDS encoding MFS transporter produces the protein MASAAVSMTGKGPLHDPAIWKIVLAIGILCGPQFALLTFGSVFLHDFAHIDVSVVSVCLATIQIGAMVSRIWSGRWTDKNKNRKAYLRGCTLLSILAFILLSVLVWLWPALSPTRETVVLLAGLFIFSGVAVSAWHGVAYTELASMAGAKRAGTALAMGNTSVFVVMFITPVAIPWLQTTLSWSSVWLASALCAVIALIFFPKVKTTAPEDRV, from the coding sequence ATGGCATCAGCGGCCGTTTCCATGACAGGTAAAGGACCGTTACACGATCCTGCTATCTGGAAGATAGTGCTGGCTATCGGTATTTTATGTGGGCCACAGTTTGCACTACTGACCTTTGGCTCTGTATTTCTGCATGATTTTGCTCATATTGACGTGAGCGTTGTTTCTGTCTGCCTGGCGACAATTCAGATTGGCGCTATGGTATCGCGTATCTGGAGTGGACGCTGGACGGATAAGAACAAAAACCGTAAAGCCTACCTTCGTGGTTGCACGCTTCTCAGCATACTGGCGTTCATTCTGTTGAGTGTGCTGGTTTGGTTGTGGCCAGCGTTGTCACCGACCCGGGAAACCGTTGTGCTGCTCGCGGGCCTGTTTATTTTTTCAGGAGTGGCGGTATCTGCCTGGCACGGTGTTGCATACACAGAACTTGCCTCTATGGCTGGTGCGAAGCGGGCGGGCACTGCCCTGGCCATGGGAAATACCAGTGTATTTGTTGTGATGTTTATCACTCCCGTTGCGATTCCCTGGCTACAAACTACCCTGAGCTGGAGCAGTGTTTGGTTAGCCTCGGCTCTGTGCGCTGTAATTGCCCTTATTTTCTTCCCTAAAGTGAAAACAACCGCACCGGAAGACAGGGTATGA
- a CDS encoding MFS transporter — protein MTDTVTTLRGVRHRWKVLGIGVAANACFSMVVGGLPATAVFMRTDYHITNAELGFVLGMLGLGIAISELPWGLMTDRWGDRPVLLTGLLSTGAMLLLMAAFAAPHSGFVPAYWLLIAGVLGIGLLGSSVNGSSGRAIMAWFQEGERGLAMSIRQTAVPMGYGLGALLLPWLAARYGFVVLFIVSAILCIIAGYYAWLWLHEPDIAREKNIWHQRPFP, from the coding sequence ATGACGGATACAGTGACCACCCTGCGCGGTGTACGGCATCGCTGGAAGGTTTTGGGCATTGGGGTTGCTGCTAATGCATGTTTCTCCATGGTCGTGGGGGGGCTGCCCGCAACGGCGGTTTTTATGCGCACAGATTACCATATTACCAATGCTGAACTGGGGTTCGTGCTTGGGATGCTAGGCCTGGGGATTGCCATCAGCGAATTGCCCTGGGGGTTGATGACGGATCGATGGGGCGACCGGCCGGTTCTGCTTACCGGCTTGTTGAGCACCGGCGCCATGTTGTTGTTGATGGCCGCTTTTGCTGCCCCGCATAGCGGTTTTGTCCCTGCATATTGGCTGTTGATTGCCGGTGTGCTAGGCATTGGCTTACTGGGGAGTAGCGTTAATGGCTCCAGTGGCCGGGCAATTATGGCTTGGTTTCAAGAGGGGGAACGGGGTCTGGCAATGAGTATCCGTCAGACAGCAGTGCCGATGGGGTATGGCTTGGGCGCACTGTTGTTGCCTTGGCTGGCCGCCCGTTATGGCTTTGTCGTGTTATTTATTGTTTCTGCGATTCTATGCATTATTGCCGGCTACTATGCATGGCTCTGGTTGCACGAACCCGATATAGCCAGAGAAAAAAACATATGGCATCAGCGGCCGTTTCCATGA
- the alaC gene encoding alanine transaminase: MADFNSPRRFSRIDRLPPYVFNITAELKMAARRRGEDIIDFSMGNPDGPTPPHIVEKLCTVAQREDTHGYSTSRGIPRLRRAISHWYAERYQVDIDPESEAIVTIGSKEGLAHLMLATLDHGDTVLVPNPSYPIHIYGAVIAGAQVRSVPLVEGVDFFNELERAIRETIPKPKMMILGFPSNPTAQCVELDFFERVVALAKQYGVLVVHDLAYADIVYDGWKAPSIMQVPGAKDIAVEFFTLSKSYNMAGWRIGFMVGNQELVSALARIKSYHDYGTFTPLQVAAIAALEGDQQCVRDIAEQYRQRRNVLVKGLHEAGWMVDEPKASMYVWAKIPEQYAHLGSLEFAKRLLSEAKVCVSPGIGFGDYGDTHVRFALIENQDRIRQAVRGIKAMFRADGVLPGAAKAAHKPE, translated from the coding sequence ATGGCTGATTTTAACTCTCCACGTCGTTTTTCGCGTATCGATCGTCTTCCCCCTTACGTTTTTAATATCACCGCCGAACTGAAAATGGCTGCCCGCCGTCGTGGCGAAGATATTATCGATTTCAGCATGGGCAACCCCGATGGCCCGACGCCTCCGCACATTGTGGAAAAACTCTGTACGGTGGCGCAGCGGGAAGATACGCACGGTTATTCGACGTCCCGCGGTATTCCCCGTCTTCGTCGGGCGATTTCGCATTGGTATGCCGAGCGTTATCAGGTTGATATCGACCCGGAAAGCGAAGCGATTGTCACCATTGGTTCCAAAGAGGGGTTGGCGCATCTGATGCTGGCAACGTTGGATCATGGCGACACGGTTCTGGTGCCGAATCCCAGCTACCCTATTCACATTTATGGCGCGGTTATCGCCGGCGCGCAGGTGCGTTCTGTGCCGCTGGTTGAGGGGGTCGATTTCTTCAATGAGCTGGAGCGAGCCATCCGCGAGACGATTCCCAAGCCGAAAATGATGATTCTGGGATTCCCTTCCAACCCGACGGCGCAGTGCGTCGAACTGGATTTTTTTGAGCGGGTGGTGGCGCTGGCTAAACAGTATGGCGTTCTGGTGGTTCACGATCTGGCGTATGCGGATATCGTCTACGACGGCTGGAAAGCGCCTTCAATCATGCAGGTTCCTGGCGCCAAGGATATTGCAGTAGAGTTTTTCACGCTGTCCAAAAGTTACAACATGGCGGGATGGCGTATCGGTTTCATGGTTGGCAATCAAGAGCTGGTGAGCGCATTGGCCCGAATCAAAAGCTACCATGATTACGGTACGTTTACGCCATTGCAGGTGGCGGCGATTGCGGCATTGGAAGGCGATCAGCAGTGCGTGCGCGATATCGCCGAGCAGTACCGCCAGCGGCGTAATGTGCTGGTCAAGGGGTTGCATGAAGCCGGCTGGATGGTGGATGAGCCGAAAGCCTCCATGTACGTATGGGCGAAAATCCCTGAACAATATGCGCACCTGGGGTCGCTGGAATTTGCCAAACGGTTATTATCTGAGGCGAAGGTCTGTGTCTCTCCCGGGATCGGCTTTGGCGATTACGGCGATACGCATGTGCGTTTTGCTTTGATCGAGAATCAAGATCGGATCCGTCAGGCGGTCAGGGGCATCAAAGCGATGTTCCGGGCGGATGGGGTACTTCCCGGCGCGGCTAAAGCGGCACATAAACCAGAATAA
- the vapB gene encoding type II toxin-antitoxin system VapB family antitoxin has translation MEKTTVFKSNRSQAVRLPKAVALPDDVKQVDIVAIGRTRIITPAGESWDSWFEEDGVTPDFMITREQPDDQIREDF, from the coding sequence ATGGAAAAAACCACAGTCTTTAAAAGCAATCGTAGCCAGGCGGTACGACTCCCTAAAGCTGTTGCACTGCCCGATGATGTGAAGCAGGTTGATATCGTCGCGATTGGTCGCACACGTATCATCACTCCGGCAGGCGAAAGCTGGGACAGTTGGTTCGAAGAGGATGGCGTAACACCTGACTTTATGATCACCAGAGAGCAACCCGATGATCAGATCAGGGAAGATTTCTGA
- the vapC gene encoding type II toxin-antitoxin system tRNA(fMet)-specific endonuclease VapC: MLKYLLDTNICIYTIKNKPQEVRDAFYRHYGQFAISAITLMELIYGAEKSVNPEKNLAVIEGFSARLEVQPYGFDAAVHTGQIRAELAKQGTSIGPYDAMLAGHARFAGLILVTNNVREFERVPGLRVENWVSR; encoded by the coding sequence ATGCTGAAATATCTGCTCGATACCAATATCTGTATTTACACCATCAAGAACAAACCGCAGGAAGTCAGGGACGCTTTCTACCGTCATTACGGGCAGTTTGCTATCAGTGCTATCACGCTGATGGAACTGATATATGGCGCGGAGAAATCGGTAAACCCAGAAAAAAATCTGGCAGTGATTGAAGGATTTTCTGCACGTTTGGAAGTGCAACCTTATGGTTTTGACGCTGCCGTACATACCGGCCAAATTCGTGCGGAACTGGCAAAACAAGGAACCTCTATCGGCCCGTATGATGCCATGTTAGCCGGTCACGCGCGGTTCGCAGGTTTAATACTGGTAACGAACAATGTACGCGAATTTGAGCGTGTACCTGGGCTACGAGTGGAAAACTGGGTCAGTCGATAA
- the gspC gene encoding type II secretion system protein GspC, with protein MKISQLPPLSPPVVRRVLLGLVLLLICQQLAMLFWRAGFPDNAPAPNSQVMPAQARQQPVRLSDFTLFGISAEKTQPGALDTAQMTNLPLSSLKLMLTGVMVSTNESSRSIAIISKDNQQFSRGINEDVPGYNARIVSIRPDRVILQYQGRYEALELYVSDGGDSDASIPMSQVKEQLQQRASTNMSDFVSFSPIMNGDRLQGYRLNPGPQSDAFYRVGLQDNDLAVGMNGLDLRDQDQAKKAMERMADVHNFTLTVERDGQRQDIYLELGGDE; from the coding sequence ATGAAAATCTCACAATTGCCACCGTTATCACCGCCTGTCGTCAGACGGGTTTTGTTGGGGTTAGTGCTGTTGCTTATTTGTCAGCAACTGGCAATGCTGTTCTGGCGCGCCGGATTCCCGGACAACGCGCCAGCTCCCAACTCACAGGTCATGCCGGCGCAGGCGCGGCAACAGCCCGTCCGGCTGAGCGATTTCACGTTGTTCGGCATTTCTGCGGAAAAAACGCAGCCTGGCGCGCTGGATACTGCGCAAATGACCAATCTGCCGCTTTCTTCTCTCAAACTCATGCTGACGGGCGTCATGGTCAGCACGAACGAATCATCCCGCTCGATAGCGATTATCAGCAAGGACAATCAACAGTTTAGCCGGGGAATCAACGAGGATGTCCCAGGCTATAACGCCCGCATTGTTTCTATTCGTCCGGATAGGGTCATTCTGCAATATCAAGGGCGTTATGAAGCACTTGAACTGTATGTGTCGGACGGCGGCGACAGCGATGCGTCGATCCCCATGTCGCAGGTCAAAGAGCAACTGCAGCAACGAGCCTCCACCAATATGAGCGATTTCGTTTCCTTCTCGCCGATCATGAATGGCGACCGGTTGCAAGGGTATCGCTTGAATCCGGGGCCGCAGAGTGATGCCTTCTACCGCGTGGGGTTGCAGGATAACGATCTCGCCGTGGGGATGAATGGGTTGGATTTACGCGATCAGGATCAGGCCAAGAAAGCCATGGAGCGGATGGCTGACGTACATAATTTTACCCTGACCGTGGAGCGAGACGGCCAACGGCAGGATATCTATCTGGAACTTGGGGGAGACGAGTAA